One genomic region from Argentina anserina chromosome 2, drPotAnse1.1, whole genome shotgun sequence encodes:
- the LOC126782978 gene encoding uncharacterized protein LOC126782978 — MEDYPEEIRSSPVSLVSVIGRPELHASISTHLHFLDPAFNTLALPYLSKVSLLLPPPKPSPSDSPPAGIIKRDWPLKHHTKVLTVVAALISSDSVSGDPAQWLELCSELNNLKGLICTRITKLVIVVVHSSSLMNSQRIKWLRFENELK; from the exons atggaagACTATCCAGAAGAAATACGTAGTTCGCCGGTGAGTCTGGTCTCCGTCATCGGACGACCGGAGCTCCACGCCTCCATCTCCACACACCTCCACTTTCTCGACCCTGCGTTCAACACTTTAGCCTTGCCATACCTCTCCAAGGTCTCTCTCCTCTTACCTCCCCCAAAGCCCAGCCCCTCCGACTCTCCTCCCGCCGGAATCATAAAGCGTGATTGGCCTCTCAAGCACCACACCAAAGTCCTTACCGTCGTTGCCGCCCTCATCTCCTCGGATAGCGTCTCCGGCGACCCAGCCCAGTGGCTCGAGCTCTGCTCCGAACTCAACAATCTCAAGGGGCTCATCTGCACCCGCATCACCAAATTGGTTATCGTCGTCGTCCACTCCAGCTCACTG ATGAATTCTCAGCGGATCAAATGGTTGCGGTTCGAAAACGAGCTAAAGTAG